The following coding sequences are from one Odontesthes bonariensis isolate fOdoBon6 chromosome 10, fOdoBon6.hap1, whole genome shotgun sequence window:
- the fmodb gene encoding fibromodulin, producing the protein MQTVVFLLIMGIVDVSISQHHSPFRWLSHLQGRWQNTHWQADDVHCPVECSCPLAYPTAMYCHSRNLQHVPYVPSHIKYVYLQHNQITGIKDGVFDNATNLVWIVLSHNQLNSDKISNNVFSKLKKLDLLYMDHNELTRVPQNFPRSITNLRLSHNKISNILPNSFEGMTNLTILQLQANVIDNTVGVFKGLRSLAMLDMRKNKLKKIPDSLPENLQQLYLEYNGIESVPEGFFITYPSLQFVRLAHNMLTDKGLPSNVFNISTLTELDLSFNKLERIPVVNRNLENLYLQANKIKEFSLNSFCGTVDMTNFSKLKMLRLDANEISARDIPAEAAYCLRRISFIDV; encoded by the exons ATGCAGACAGTGGTGTTCCTCCTCATAATGGGAATAGTGGATGTGAGCATCAGCCAGCACCACAGCCCGTTCCGGTGGTTGTCCCATCTACAGGGGAGGTGGCAGAACACCCATTGGCAGGCTGACGATGTGCATTGCCCCGTGGAGTGTTCCTGCCCCTTAGCCTACCCCACAGCTATGTACTGTCACAGCCGCAATCTTCAGCATGTTCCCTATGTTCCATCACATATAAAGTATGTCTACCTGCAGCATAACCAGATCACAGGCATCAAGGATGGCGTGTTTGACAATGCTACCAACCTTGTCTGGATAGTTTTGTCTCACAACCAGCTCAACTCAGACAAGATCAGCAACAATGTCTTCAGCAAGCTAAAAAAACTGGATCTGCTCTACATGGATCACAATGAACTGACCCGTGTGCCTCAGAATTTTCCCCGGTCTATCACAAACTTGCGACTTAGTCACAACAAGATCTCCAACATTCTCCCCAACTCTTTTGAGGGCATGACCAATCTCACCATTCTTCAGCTCCAAGCCAATGTCATAGACAACACTGTAGGTGTCTTTAAGGGACTGAGATCTCTAGCCATGCTGGATATGAGgaaaaacaagctgaagaaaatTCCTGACAGCCTCCCTGAAAATCTACAGCAGCTCTACTTGGAGTATAATGGCATAGAGAGTGTGCCTGAAGGATTTTTCATCACATACCCCAGCCTGCAGTTTGTTCGGTTGGCTCACAACATGCTGACTGATAAAGGACTTCCATCCAATGTCTTCAATATCAGCACACTCACCGAGCTTGATCTGTCCTTTAATAAACTGGAGAGGATCCCTGTTGTCAATAGGAACCTCGAGAACCTGTACTTACAAGCCAATAAGATCAAAG aaTTCTccctgaacagtttctgtggtACAGTAGACATGACAAACTTCTCTAAGCTGAAAATGCTGCGTTTGGATGCCAATGAGATCAGTGCCAGAGACATTCCTGCCGAAGCTGCCTACTGTTTGCGGCGTATTTCCTTTATTGATGTGTAG
- the csf1b gene encoding macrophage colony-stimulating factor 1b isoform X2, translating to MTIFVSTLSQSKVKVKCLCVLMFLSFRLTMSEVPGPCRHSITREHLLTVRQLMDNQLRSGCSITYTLVERRSLSKYCFVKAALPWILELLTTHFKYNRGSVNDGYVQSLRALILNIYSQKCVPQINEEVEDKPESFEMLYRGSPSEALQKASEVLSVYWELVTTGDSPVDWKCQHEYTETFGSTTELPTESTTEYFTDSYDKDSVKAYQRKPITDLYKLGFIITSICGGLLVILTLYCHVIYKKTHNYHGSRIRTNSRGDQQDIEMERQ from the exons ATGACCATCTTTGTGTCAACCCTGAGTCAGAGCAAAGTTAAG GtaaagtgtctgtgtgtgcttaTGTTCCTGAGCTTCCGCCTAACAATGTCTGAGGTCCCTGGTCCATGCAGACACTCAATCACTAGGGAGCACCTGCTGACTGTCAGGCAATTG ATGGATAACCAGTTGAGAAGTGGATGCTCAATAACCTACACACTCGTAGAGCGGAGAAGTTTG AGCAAATATTGCTTTGTGAAAGCTGCTTTACCCTGGATCCTGGAGCTGCTCACCACCCACTTCAAGTATAATCGGGGTTCAGTGAATGATGGCTATGTGCAGTCCTTAAGAGCCCTCATCCTCAACATTTATTCACAGAAATGTGTGCCTCAGATTAATGAAGAGGTTGAg GATAAGCCTGAAAGTTTTGAGATGCTGTACAGAGGGTCTCCTTCAGAAGCACTCCAGAAAGCTTCAGAGGTGTTGTCTGTTTATTGGGAACTTGTCACTACCGGTGACTCACCGGTCGACTGGAAATGCCAGCATGAATACACAGAAACCTTTGGCTCTACCACAGAGCTACCCACAGAGTCAACCACAGAGTATTTCACAG ACAGTTATGATAAGGATTCAGTAAAGGCCTATCAGAGAAAACCGATCACAGATCTGTACAAGCTCGGCTTCATCATTACATCCATCTGCGGAGGACTGTTGGTCATTCTTACACTCTACTGTCACGTCATTTACAAG aaaactcaTAACTATCATGGATCAAGAATACGCACAAATTCGAG AGGAGACCAGCAGGACATAGAGATGGAGCGACAGTAA
- the csf1b gene encoding macrophage colony-stimulating factor 1b isoform X1, translating to MTIFVSTLSQSKVKLQVKCLCVLMFLSFRLTMSEVPGPCRHSITREHLLTVRQLMDNQLRSGCSITYTLVERRSLSKYCFVKAALPWILELLTTHFKYNRGSVNDGYVQSLRALILNIYSQKCVPQINEEVEDKPESFEMLYRGSPSEALQKASEVLSVYWELVTTGDSPVDWKCQHEYTETFGSTTELPTESTTEYFTDSYDKDSVKAYQRKPITDLYKLGFIITSICGGLLVILTLYCHVIYKKTHNYHGSRIRTNSRGDQQDIEMERQ from the exons ATGACCATCTTTGTGTCAACCCTGAGTCAGAGCAAAGTTAAG TTGCAGGtaaagtgtctgtgtgtgcttaTGTTCCTGAGCTTCCGCCTAACAATGTCTGAGGTCCCTGGTCCATGCAGACACTCAATCACTAGGGAGCACCTGCTGACTGTCAGGCAATTG ATGGATAACCAGTTGAGAAGTGGATGCTCAATAACCTACACACTCGTAGAGCGGAGAAGTTTG AGCAAATATTGCTTTGTGAAAGCTGCTTTACCCTGGATCCTGGAGCTGCTCACCACCCACTTCAAGTATAATCGGGGTTCAGTGAATGATGGCTATGTGCAGTCCTTAAGAGCCCTCATCCTCAACATTTATTCACAGAAATGTGTGCCTCAGATTAATGAAGAGGTTGAg GATAAGCCTGAAAGTTTTGAGATGCTGTACAGAGGGTCTCCTTCAGAAGCACTCCAGAAAGCTTCAGAGGTGTTGTCTGTTTATTGGGAACTTGTCACTACCGGTGACTCACCGGTCGACTGGAAATGCCAGCATGAATACACAGAAACCTTTGGCTCTACCACAGAGCTACCCACAGAGTCAACCACAGAGTATTTCACAG ACAGTTATGATAAGGATTCAGTAAAGGCCTATCAGAGAAAACCGATCACAGATCTGTACAAGCTCGGCTTCATCATTACATCCATCTGCGGAGGACTGTTGGTCATTCTTACACTCTACTGTCACGTCATTTACAAG aaaactcaTAACTATCATGGATCAAGAATACGCACAAATTCGAG AGGAGACCAGCAGGACATAGAGATGGAGCGACAGTAA